A stretch of Clostridia bacterium DNA encodes these proteins:
- a CDS encoding potassium/proton antiporter, whose protein sequence is MIDKLFISSIVIILSIIINKFSKKIGIPSLLLFIGLGLFFGSDGIVRIPFDNYQLAEVICSVALIFIMFYGGFGTRWKTAKPVAVKALLLSSVGVILTALLVGLFCYFILRIDLLESFLLGAVISSTDAASVFSILKSKKLSLKNQVSPMLELESGSNDPTAYMLTLIVLEMMNGSTTYGKYVYIIAGQFIIGILCALALSYITIKLYNKFDLKSNGLEIIYFVGMVLLSFSLPEKIGGNGYLSTYLFGIIIGNQYLKNKRVLINFFDGLTGLVQICIFFLLGLLAFPSQMPQIIFIAFCITVFLTFVARPIAIFTLLKPLKCDMNQIALVSFSGIRGASAIVFAIIATVNPAYLKNDIFHIVFCVVLFSIAFQGTLLPYVAKKLNMIDQDGDVLKTFTDYQEENVIQLIRLPIASNHPWISLKVKELELPPQVLVVTIIKLNKAIVPNGDTIIEHGDIVLMAAPGYEEYIHIEVNEIRIHSDHDWKEKPIHSIKIDSNSLIAIVKRGNNIIVPNGSTVIKENDKLVLVNNVD, encoded by the coding sequence ATGATTGATAAACTTTTTATTTCTTCTATAGTGATTATTTTATCCATAATTATTAATAAATTTTCAAAGAAGATTGGTATACCTAGCCTCCTATTATTCATCGGGCTCGGATTATTTTTTGGTTCGGATGGAATTGTTCGAATTCCATTTGATAATTATCAATTAGCGGAAGTTATCTGTTCGGTAGCTCTTATCTTCATTATGTTCTATGGTGGGTTTGGTACACGATGGAAGACTGCCAAGCCAGTAGCCGTGAAAGCTCTTCTTTTGTCTTCAGTTGGGGTCATACTAACGGCGCTACTAGTTGGTCTCTTTTGTTATTTCATCCTTCGCATAGACCTACTTGAAAGTTTTCTACTCGGTGCTGTAATAAGTTCTACTGATGCAGCCTCTGTCTTTTCAATTTTAAAGTCTAAAAAACTTTCTTTAAAAAATCAGGTCTCACCAATGTTAGAGTTGGAAAGTGGAAGCAATGACCCTACTGCATATATGCTGACACTCATCGTACTAGAAATGATGAATGGGTCTACTACATATGGAAAATATGTTTATATAATTGCAGGGCAATTCATTATTGGAATTTTATGTGCCCTTGCTTTGTCCTATATTACAATAAAGCTATATAACAAATTCGATTTGAAATCAAATGGATTGGAAATCATCTACTTTGTAGGCATGGTTTTATTATCTTTTTCCTTGCCTGAGAAAATAGGGGGCAATGGTTATTTGAGTACCTATCTTTTTGGGATCATAATTGGAAATCAATACCTTAAGAACAAGCGTGTTCTCATAAATTTTTTTGATGGACTAACTGGGCTTGTGCAAATATGCATTTTTTTCCTTTTAGGCCTACTAGCCTTTCCGTCCCAGATGCCCCAAATCATATTTATTGCTTTTTGTATAACTGTTTTCTTGACATTCGTTGCTCGGCCAATCGCTATTTTCACCCTATTGAAACCTCTGAAATGTGATATGAATCAAATTGCATTAGTATCATTTTCAGGAATTAGAGGAGCATCTGCTATTGTTTTTGCAATCATTGCAACGGTAAATCCTGCTTACTTAAAAAACGATATCTTCCATATTGTTTTTTGTGTCGTTTTATTCTCTATCGCTTTCCAAGGAACACTGCTTCCTTACGTTGCCAAAAAACTAAATATGATCGATCAAGATGGTGATGTGTTAAAAACCTTTACCGATTACCAGGAAGAAAATGTAATTCAGCTTATTCGTTTACCGATTGCATCTAACCATCCTTGGATCTCTCTCAAAGTAAAAGAATTGGAGTTACCACCACAGGTGTTAGTAGTAACCATTATTAAGCTCAATAAGGCAATTGTACCAAATGGAGATACTATTATTGAGCACGGTGATATTGTCCTAATGGCTGCTCCTGGATATGAAGAATACATCCATATCGAAGTAAATGAAATTAGAATACATAGTGACCATGATTGGAAAGAAAAACCAATACATTCAATCAAAATTGATTCAAATAGTTTAATTGCAATCGTTAAACGTGGAAATAATATAATTGTTCCTAACGGGAGTACCGTGATAAAAGAAAATGATAAACTGGTTTTAGTCAATAACGTTGATTAG